In a single window of the Mucilaginibacter defluvii genome:
- a CDS encoding multidrug efflux RND transporter permease subunit has protein sequence MIAETFIRRPVTAIVISLVILIVGSLAIANLPIAQYPEITPPTVQVTGNYTGADALTVEQTVATPVEVQVNGTPGMTYLQSNSTSNGQMSMTVNFEVGTDINIAALDVQNRVGIALPTLPQEVQRLGLVVRKRNPSILMLVALFSPKATHDVTFTDNYANVFIKDALLRTKGVGDVFTRADDFSMRIWLKPDKLAALGMTAADVTAALQEQNAQVAAGTVGATPQMQGQTFEYTVLVKGRLVKPEEFENIVVKTQPETGAVVHLKDVARIQLGKFNYAGNSFVDNKRASYLLIYQAPGSNAIETADNVTATMEQLKKTFPNDIDYVIPFESVTVVKVSLDEVIETLVIALALVIIVVFLFLQSWRTTLIPVLAIPVSIVGTFIFFIPLGFTINTLTLFGFVLAIGIVVDDAIVVVEAVQHYMDEEGMSPREATVHAMRDISAPVIAIALILAAVFVPVGFIPGIVGRLYQQFAITIAISVLISAFVALSLTPALCTLILRPHKIDEKSGGLDKFFYKFNTWFDKVTGRYRNAVDKGIKHSRFVMFILLAIIIGTVFLFRSKPSGFIPLEDEGRIFVTYDLPEGSATERTVDVLRSMMKTLDSVPAIKHYAALGGLNAINFATKSNSATIFVQLKPWEEREKKEDQLEALVGMLQQKLSAKFKEASVVVISPPAIPGLGNTGGFSFILQEREAGGDIKNFEKTLQAFVGAVNQRPEIARAFSFFTARTPAYQLTVDREKAKKLGVQISDINNALQTYMGSTYINDFTIYGRNFRVLAQADTNYRTSIANIGQYFVRNRSGQMVPLSTLTSYKVIENAPLISHYNLFRSAEINGSTKPGYSSGDAIKALQEVAAQTLPQGYGYEFSGLSREEILSGSKTVYIFILSIGFVFLFLAALYESWSVPFSVLLAVPLGAFGAILFLSFQPGLTNNVYAQIGLITLIGLAAKNAILIVEFAKERVDRGMELEKATLEAVRLRLRPIVMTSLAFILGILPLLFASGAGAVSRKTIGWTVFGGMLSATALAIFIVPVLFYVITRMAYGKKKLAELEANYKPDPEHGEV, from the coding sequence ATGATAGCAGAAACCTTTATACGACGACCGGTAACGGCCATTGTAATATCATTAGTAATACTGATAGTAGGCTCACTGGCCATAGCTAATTTGCCTATTGCCCAGTATCCGGAAATCACGCCGCCTACGGTACAGGTAACAGGTAATTATACAGGTGCCGACGCACTCACTGTAGAGCAAACTGTTGCTACACCGGTTGAGGTGCAGGTGAACGGTACCCCCGGCATGACTTATTTGCAAAGTAACAGTACCAGCAACGGCCAAATGAGCATGACGGTTAACTTTGAAGTAGGTACCGACATTAATATAGCCGCGCTTGACGTACAGAACCGCGTGGGCATAGCCCTGCCAACCTTACCGCAGGAAGTGCAGCGTTTAGGCTTGGTAGTGCGTAAACGTAACCCGAGCATCCTGATGCTGGTGGCGTTATTCTCGCCGAAAGCTACACACGATGTAACCTTTACTGATAATTACGCCAACGTATTTATTAAGGATGCGCTTTTGCGTACCAAAGGTGTGGGCGACGTATTTACGCGCGCCGATGACTTTAGTATGCGTATATGGCTCAAGCCCGATAAGCTCGCAGCCCTGGGCATGACAGCCGCTGATGTTACCGCCGCCTTACAGGAGCAAAACGCGCAGGTAGCCGCTGGTACTGTAGGCGCCACCCCGCAAATGCAGGGGCAAACCTTTGAGTATACCGTATTGGTTAAAGGCCGTTTGGTAAAACCAGAGGAGTTTGAAAATATTGTGGTAAAAACCCAACCCGAAACAGGGGCTGTAGTGCATTTAAAAGATGTGGCTCGTATACAACTGGGTAAATTCAATTATGCCGGTAACTCATTTGTTGATAATAAGCGGGCATCATACCTGCTGATTTACCAGGCGCCGGGGAGTAACGCAATAGAAACGGCGGATAATGTAACCGCTACCATGGAGCAGTTAAAGAAAACCTTCCCGAATGATATTGATTACGTGATTCCTTTTGAATCAGTTACCGTGGTAAAGGTATCTCTTGATGAGGTGATTGAAACGCTGGTTATAGCATTGGCACTGGTGATTATTGTTGTGTTCCTCTTCCTGCAAAGCTGGCGAACAACGCTAATACCGGTGTTGGCAATTCCGGTATCTATTGTGGGTACGTTCATATTCTTTATTCCATTGGGCTTCACCATCAACACGCTTACGTTGTTCGGTTTTGTATTGGCTATTGGTATTGTGGTGGATGACGCCATTGTGGTAGTTGAGGCCGTACAGCACTATATGGACGAGGAAGGTATGTCGCCAAGGGAAGCTACTGTACATGCCATGCGCGATATATCTGCGCCGGTAATAGCCATCGCGCTAATTCTGGCAGCGGTATTCGTACCGGTAGGTTTTATTCCGGGTATCGTTGGGCGATTGTATCAGCAATTTGCAATAACCATCGCTATATCGGTATTGATCTCGGCTTTCGTGGCTTTGTCATTAACCCCGGCATTATGTACGCTTATTCTTCGTCCGCATAAAATTGATGAAAAATCAGGTGGTTTAGATAAATTTTTCTACAAGTTTAACACTTGGTTTGACAAGGTAACCGGACGTTACCGAAACGCTGTTGACAAAGGTATTAAGCATTCCAGGTTTGTAATGTTTATTTTGTTGGCAATAATCATAGGTACGGTGTTTCTGTTCCGTAGCAAGCCATCAGGCTTTATTCCGCTGGAAGATGAGGGCCGTATATTTGTTACTTATGATTTGCCGGAAGGTTCGGCAACCGAGCGTACAGTTGATGTTTTAAGAAGTATGATGAAAACGCTGGACAGCGTACCGGCAATAAAACACTACGCCGCCTTGGGCGGGTTGAACGCCATTAACTTTGCAACCAAATCGAATAGTGCCACCATTTTCGTTCAGCTTAAACCCTGGGAAGAACGTGAGAAAAAGGAAGATCAACTGGAAGCTTTAGTTGGTATGTTGCAGCAAAAGCTGTCGGCTAAATTTAAAGAAGCAAGCGTGGTGGTGATTTCACCGCCGGCTATCCCTGGTTTGGGTAATACAGGCGGTTTCTCCTTTATATTACAAGAGCGCGAAGCAGGTGGCGACATCAAGAACTTTGAGAAAACCCTGCAGGCTTTTGTTGGCGCAGTAAACCAGCGGCCTGAAATTGCCCGGGCATTCTCGTTCTTTACCGCACGTACGCCGGCCTATCAGTTAACTGTAGACCGTGAAAAGGCCAAAAAGTTGGGCGTGCAGATCAGCGATATAAATAACGCGCTGCAAACTTATATGGGTAGTACCTATATAAACGACTTTACAATCTACGGACGTAATTTCAGGGTGCTTGCCCAGGCCGATACTAACTATCGTACAAGCATCGCTAACATAGGGCAGTATTTTGTGCGCAATCGTTCGGGCCAGATGGTACCGTTGAGCACACTCACTTCTTATAAGGTTATTGAAAACGCTCCGCTTATATCGCATTACAACCTGTTCCGTTCTGCTGAGATAAACGGTAGTACCAAGCCTGGATATAGTAGCGGCGACGCTATTAAGGCGCTACAGGAAGTGGCCGCGCAAACCCTGCCGCAAGGCTACGGCTATGAGTTCTCCGGCTTAAGCCGTGAAGAGATATTGTCGGGATCGAAAACAGTGTATATATTTATTCTTTCAATAGGCTTCGTGTTCCTGTTCCTGGCAGCACTGTACGAGAGTTGGTCAGTACCGTTCTCGGTGCTACTGGCTGTACCGCTGGGGGCTTTTGGTGCGATATTATTCCTGAGCTTTCAGCCCGGGCTTACCAATAATGTGTACGCGCAAATTGGTTTGATAACCCTGATTGGTTTGGCTGCTAAAAATGCCATCCTGATTGTTGAGTTTGCCAAAGAGCGTGTAGATAGGGGTATGGAGCTTGAAAAGGCAACACTCGAAGCGGTACGGCTGCGTTTACGCCCGATCGTGATGACGTCGCTGGCCTTTATATTAGGTATATTGCCGCTGCTTTTTGCCTCTGGTGCGGGCGCTGTGTCTCGTAAAACCATCGGTTGGACAGTATTTGGCGGCATGCTTTCGGCAACTGCGCTGGCTATATTTATAGTGCCTGTGTTGTTTTATGTAATAACACGTATGGCTTACGGCAAAAAGAAACTTGCGGAGTTAGAGGCTAATTACAAGCCCGATCCTGAACACGGGGAGGTTTAA
- a CDS encoding pyridoxal phosphate-dependent aminotransferase, with protein MTTLSNRIQNLSESATIKMAKLGRELAAKGVDVINLSFGEPDFHTPEYIKDAAKKAMDDNFTYYTPVSGYPDLRKAIAAKLKNENGLDYDMSQIVVSTGAKQAIANAVLCLVNPGEEVIIPTPYWVSYSEVVKLAEGKSVFIESTAKNNFKITAEQLEAAITPNSKLFMFSSPCNPTGSVYSKEELASLVKVFEKHPHVYILSDEIYEHINFVGGHESIAQFESIKDRVVIINGFSKSYAMTGWRIGYTASNKELAAACDKIQGQITSGTCSITQRAGTAAYEGGLESVHQMRDEFQKRRDIVYNLLKEIDGIKVNLPEGAFYFFPDVTSFFGKSYNGKTINDADELSIYILEEAHVSTVGGDSFGDKKSIRMSYAAAEDKLIEAMRRIKEALGKLQ; from the coding sequence ATGACGACATTAAGTAACAGGATACAGAACCTGTCAGAATCAGCAACCATTAAAATGGCCAAACTGGGCCGTGAATTAGCTGCCAAAGGTGTTGATGTGATCAATCTGAGCTTTGGCGAGCCTGACTTTCATACACCTGAATATATAAAGGACGCCGCCAAGAAGGCGATGGATGATAATTTTACTTACTACACTCCCGTATCGGGCTACCCTGACCTGCGTAAAGCAATTGCTGCGAAGCTAAAGAACGAGAACGGTTTGGATTATGACATGAGCCAGATCGTGGTATCGACCGGCGCCAAGCAAGCTATCGCTAACGCGGTACTATGCCTTGTTAACCCGGGCGAAGAAGTTATTATCCCTACTCCTTACTGGGTATCATACTCAGAGGTAGTAAAGCTGGCCGAAGGTAAAAGCGTATTTATTGAATCGACTGCCAAAAATAATTTTAAGATTACCGCGGAACAATTAGAAGCTGCCATTACGCCTAACAGCAAGCTGTTCATGTTCTCATCGCCATGTAACCCTACAGGTAGCGTGTACAGCAAAGAAGAATTAGCCTCTTTAGTTAAAGTATTTGAGAAACATCCTCACGTTTATATACTGTCTGACGAGATTTACGAGCACATCAATTTTGTTGGTGGCCACGAGTCTATCGCTCAGTTTGAAAGCATTAAAGATCGTGTGGTGATCATCAATGGTTTCTCAAAATCATACGCCATGACCGGCTGGCGCATTGGTTACACGGCGTCAAACAAAGAGCTGGCGGCAGCCTGCGATAAAATCCAGGGACAAATTACTTCAGGTACCTGTTCAATTACCCAGCGGGCAGGCACAGCAGCTTACGAAGGTGGATTGGAAAGCGTACACCAGATGCGTGACGAATTCCAAAAACGCCGTGATATTGTTTACAATCTGCTTAAAGAGATTGATGGCATAAAGGTAAACCTGCCTGAAGGTGCGTTTTACTTTTTCCCGGACGTTACTTCGTTTTTCGGTAAAAGCTATAACGGCAAAACCATTAATGACGCTGATGAACTGAGTATTTATATTTTAGAAGAAGCACATGTATCAACCGTAGGCGGCGATTCTTTTGGCGATAAAAAGTCAATCCGCATGTCATACGCCGCAGCTGAAGATAAACTGATTGAAGCCATGCGCCGTATTAAGGAAGCACTCGGAAAACTGCAATAA